CTGGTCCTTTTCCACATGCCGCATTGATCTGAGCGTCGGCGGTGAATATCTCTTTGTCTGGCAGAAGGAAGGCGAAAGCTCTTTCGGATTCGGTGGTGTTTATAAAGAGATAAAAGCTCCGGAAATCATCACCAATACCGAGATCTTTATTCCTGATCCCACGCAGCTTCCGTCGTTAAGCGACTCCAGCCAGGCATCGGTGAACACGCTTCAGCTCGCTGCGGCGGGCAAGGGAACGCTGATGACGCTCACCTGCCGTTATCCATCGGCCGAGATCCGCAAGATGGCGCTCGAAACGGGAATGGAAGAGGGGATGGAAATCAGCTACGTCAGGCTTGATGAGATGTGCCTGCAGGCCGGGGTATAACGCT
This region of Leptonema illini DSM 21528 genomic DNA includes:
- a CDS encoding SRPBCC family protein; this translates as MSLPKKLTVDLQGDADVVFQRYFDAPPAFVYDCNTKPELLQRWLTGPDGWSFSTCRIDLSVGGEYLFVWQKEGESSFGFGGVYKEIKAPEIITNTEIFIPDPTQLPSLSDSSQASVNTLQLAAAGKGTLMTLTCRYPSAEIRKMALETGMEEGMEISYVRLDEMCLQAGV